The Oncorhynchus masou masou isolate Uvic2021 chromosome 6, UVic_Omas_1.1, whole genome shotgun sequence genome has a window encoding:
- the LOC135542608 gene encoding sodium-driven chloride bicarbonate exchanger-like isoform X2: MLSGSLDPNSNGFNCQRTDEEAVLDRGGTRSMLNTNFEKEELEGHRTLYIGVHVPLGRKSHRRHRHHGGHNKNSRKRSKERESGVDGDGRESPSHTDTPAQRVQFLLGTEDGDEEHISHALFTELDEICLREGEDAEWKETARWLKFEEDVEDGGERWSKPYVATLSLHSLFELRSCILNGTVLLDMRANSLEEIADMVLDQHEVSGAVGEDVRRRIREALLKQHHHQNHKKLANRIPIVRSFADIGKKHSEPHSMDKNGQTVSPQSQPASTEGKEHVSRENSHVDFSKIDLHFMKKIPPGAEASNVLVGELEFLEQPVVAFVRLCPAVLLNGLAEVPITTRFLFILLGPLGKGPQYHEIGRSIATLMTDEVFHDVAYKAKDRNDLVAGIDEFLDQVTVLPPGEWDPSIRIEPPKNVPSQEKRKVPPLPNGDLGEAEEPGGHGGPELQRTGRFFGGFFMDIKRKAPHYLSDYTDALSLQCLASFLFLYCACMSPVITFGGLLGEATEGRISAIESLFGASMTGIAYSLFAGQPLTILGSTGPVLVFEKILFKFCKDYDLSYLSLRACIGLWTAFLCLLLVATDASSLVCYITRFTEEAFASLICIIFIYEALEKLIHLGEHYPINMNNNLQKLTHYSCACVEPKDPSNSTLRYWEDRNITASEVNWTSMEVKECFVFRGEFEGSACGPHGPYIPDVLFWSVVLFFSTVFMSAFLKEFKTSRYFPTKVRAQISDFAVFITILTMVLVDYALGIPSPKLQVPNKFKPTRDDRGWIVNPIGRNPWWTTIIAVLPALLCTILIFMDQQITAVIINRKEHKLKKGCGYHLDLFVVGVMLGVCSVMGLPWFVAATVLSISHVNSLKLESECSAPGEQPKFLGIREQRFTGLMIFLLMGCSVFMTSVLKFIPMPVLYGVFLYMGASSLRGIQFFDRLKLFGMPAKHQPDFIYLRHVPLRKVHLFTIIQLSCLVLLWVIKTSNYAIVFPMMVLALVFIRKLLDFMFTKKELSWLDDLMPEWKKKKLEEGEEEEEPSIIVEEEGIVTLPLEGNYKSDPATVNISDEMSKGSFGNVWNSISPSDSSKKEPSSKSSPS, translated from the exons AGGACTGATGAGGAGGCGGTGCTAGACAGAGGGGGCACTCGCTCCATGCTTAACACCAACTTTGAGAAGGAGGAGCTGGAAG GCCACCGGACTCTTTACATTGGGGTCCACGTTCCCCTGGGGAGGAAGTCCCACCGACGTCACCGTCACCATGGCGGCCACAACAAAAACAGCAGGAAGAGATCCAAAGAGAGGGAATCTGGGGTGGACGGCGATGGCAGAGAATCACCCTCCCACA CAGACACTCCTGCCCAGAGGGTGCAGTTCCTGCTGGGCACAGAGGATGGTGACGAGGAGCACATATCTCACGCCCTCTTCACTGAGCTGGATGAGATCTGCCTGAGAGAGGGCGAGGACGCAGAGTGGAAGGAGACCGCCAG gtggctGAAGTTTGAGGAGGACGTGGAGGATGGAGGCGAGCGTTGGAGCAAGCCCTACGTAGCCACCCTGTCTCTTCATAGCCTGTTTGAGCTGAGGAGCTGCATCCTCAACGGCACCGTGCTGCTGGACATGAGGGCCAACTCACTGGAGGAGATCGCCG aTATGGTCTTGGACCAGCATGAGGTGTCGGGCGCAGTGGGGGAGGACGTGAGGAGGAGGATCCGTGAGGCGCTCCTGAAGCAGCACCACCACCAGAACCACAAGAAGCTGGCTAACCGCATCCCCATCGTACGCTCCTTCGCCGACATCGGCAAGAAGCATTCTGAGCCCCACTCTATGGACAAGAACG GTCAgacagtctctccccagtcccagCCAGCTTCCACAGAGGGCAAGGAACATGTCAGCCGGGAGAACAGCCATGTGGACTTCAGCA AGATTGACCTCCACTTCATGAAGAAGATTCCCCCCGGTGCAGAGGCATCCAACGTCCTGGTGGGGGAGCTAGAGTTCCTGGAGCAGCCCGTGGTGGCCTTTGTCCGCCTGTGTCCCGCCGTGCTGCTCAACGGCCTGGCTGAGGTCCCCATCACCACCAG GTTCCTGTTCATTCTGCTGGGGCCTCTGGGAAAAGGACCACAGTACCATGAGATTGGCCGATCCATCGCAACTCTGATGACAGATGAG GTGTTCCATGACGTGGCGTATAAAGCCAAGGACAGGAACGACCTGGTGGCCGGCATCGATGAGTTCCTGGACCAGGTGACTGTGTTGCCACCTGGGGAGTGGGACCCCTCCATCAGGATAGAGCCGCCCAAAAATGTGCCCTCTCAG GAAAAGCGCAAGGTCCCTCCTCTACCCAACGGAGATCTGGGAGAAGCAGAGGAACCTGGTGGCCATGGAGGCCCAGAGCTACAGCGCACAGGAAG GTTCTTTGGAGGGTTCTTCATGGACATCAAGCGCAAGGCGCCCCACTACCTGTCTGACTACACGGACGCTTTGAGCCTGCAGTGTCTGGCCTCCTTCCTTTTCCTCTACTGTGCCTGCATGTCTCCTGTCATCACCTTCGGAGGACTGCTGGGGGAAGCCACCGAGGGACGCATA AGTGCAATTGAGTCGCTGTTTGGAGCCTCCATGACGGGGATAGCCTACTCCCTGTTCGCTGGGCAGCCTCTCACCATCCTAGGCAGCACAGGCCCTGTTCTAGTGTTTGAGAAGATTCTCTTCAAGTTCTGCAA AGACTATGACCTGTCCTACCTCTCCCTGAGGGCCTGTATCGGCCTGTGGACGGCGTTCCTCTGCCTGCTCCTGGTGGCTACAGACGCTAGCTCCCTGGTCTGTTACATCACCCGCTTCACAGAGGAGGCCTTCGCCTCGCTCATCTGCATCATCTTCATCTACGAGGCCCTGGAGAAACTCATCCACTTGGGGGAACACTACCCCATCAACATGAACAACAACCTGCAGAAACTCACCCATTACTC GTGTGCATGTGTGGAGCCAAAGGATCCCAGCAACTCCACTCTGAGGTACTGGGAGGACAGGAACATCACTGCATCAGAGGTCAACTGGACCAGCATGGAGGTCAAG GAGTGCTTTGTGTTCCGGGGGGAGTTTGAGGGCAGCGCCTGTGGCCCCCACGGACCCTACATTCCTGACGTCCTCTTCTGGTCCGTGGTCCTCTTCTTCTCTACTGTCTTCATGTCAGCTTTCCTCAAGGAGTTCAAGACCAGCCGCTACTTCCCCACCAAG GTGAGAGCCCAGATCAGTGACTTTGCtgtcttcatcaccatcctcaccATGGTCCTAGTGGACTATGCCCTGGGAATCCCCTCACCCAAACTGCAGGTCCCCAACAAGTTCaag CCAACCAGAGACGACCGTGGTTGGATCGTGAACCCAATAGGACGCAACCCGTGGTGGACCACCATAATCGCGGTCCTCCCTGCACTGCTCTGCACCATCCTCATCTTCATGGACCAACAGATCACTGCTGTTATCATCAACAGGAAGGAGCACAAACTGAAG AAGGGTTGTGGCTACCACCTGGACCTGTTTGTGGTGGGGGTGATGCTGGGGGTGTGTTCTGTGATGGGCCTGCCGTGGTTCGTGGCGGCCACCGTGCTCTCCATCTCCCACGTCAACAGCCTGAAGCTGGAGTCAGAGTGCTCGGCCCCCGGGGAACAGCCCAAGTTCCTGGGGATCAGAGAGCAGCGCTTCACCGGCCTCATGATCTTCCTACTCATGGGCTGCTCCGTCTTCATGACCTCTGTCCTCAAG tTTATCCCCATGCCTGTACTGTATGGAGTGTTCTTGTACATGGGAGCGTCCTCGCTGAGAGGTATCCAGTTCTTTGACCGTCTCAAGCTGTTTGGCATGCCGGCCAAGCACCAGCCAGACTTCATCTACCTGAGACACGTCCCCCTGAGGAAGGTCCACCTCTTCACCATCATCCAGCTCAGCTGCCTGGTCCTGCTGTGGGTCATCAAGACCTCAAATTATGCCATCGTCTTCCCCATGatg GTATTGGCTCTGGTGTTCATCCGTAAGCTTCTGGACTTCATGTTCACCAAGAAGGAGCTGAGCTGGCTGGATGACCTGATGCCTGAGTGGAAGAAGAAGAAActagaggaaggagaagaagag gaggaGCCCAGTAttatagtggaggaggaggggatagttACTTTGCCACTGGAAGGAAATTACAA GAGCGATCCCGCGACGGTGAACATTTCCGACGAGATGTCCAAAGGCTCCTTCGGGAACGTGTGGAATAGTATTAGTCCCAGTGACAGCTCCAAGAAGGAGCCAAGCTCCAAAAG CTCCCCTTCCTAA
- the LOC135542608 gene encoding sodium-driven chloride bicarbonate exchanger-like isoform X1 → MDLTDQGAQMEPLLPSEPGPQSPQIPQGDTNVRTDEEAVLDRGGTRSMLNTNFEKEELEGHRTLYIGVHVPLGRKSHRRHRHHGGHNKNSRKRSKERESGVDGDGRESPSHTDTPAQRVQFLLGTEDGDEEHISHALFTELDEICLREGEDAEWKETARWLKFEEDVEDGGERWSKPYVATLSLHSLFELRSCILNGTVLLDMRANSLEEIADMVLDQHEVSGAVGEDVRRRIREALLKQHHHQNHKKLANRIPIVRSFADIGKKHSEPHSMDKNGQTVSPQSQPASTEGKEHVSRENSHVDFSKIDLHFMKKIPPGAEASNVLVGELEFLEQPVVAFVRLCPAVLLNGLAEVPITTRFLFILLGPLGKGPQYHEIGRSIATLMTDEVFHDVAYKAKDRNDLVAGIDEFLDQVTVLPPGEWDPSIRIEPPKNVPSQEKRKVPPLPNGDLGEAEEPGGHGGPELQRTGRFFGGFFMDIKRKAPHYLSDYTDALSLQCLASFLFLYCACMSPVITFGGLLGEATEGRISAIESLFGASMTGIAYSLFAGQPLTILGSTGPVLVFEKILFKFCKDYDLSYLSLRACIGLWTAFLCLLLVATDASSLVCYITRFTEEAFASLICIIFIYEALEKLIHLGEHYPINMNNNLQKLTHYSCACVEPKDPSNSTLRYWEDRNITASEVNWTSMEVKECFVFRGEFEGSACGPHGPYIPDVLFWSVVLFFSTVFMSAFLKEFKTSRYFPTKVRAQISDFAVFITILTMVLVDYALGIPSPKLQVPNKFKPTRDDRGWIVNPIGRNPWWTTIIAVLPALLCTILIFMDQQITAVIINRKEHKLKKGCGYHLDLFVVGVMLGVCSVMGLPWFVAATVLSISHVNSLKLESECSAPGEQPKFLGIREQRFTGLMIFLLMGCSVFMTSVLKFIPMPVLYGVFLYMGASSLRGIQFFDRLKLFGMPAKHQPDFIYLRHVPLRKVHLFTIIQLSCLVLLWVIKTSNYAIVFPMMVLALVFIRKLLDFMFTKKELSWLDDLMPEWKKKKLEEGEEEEEPSIIVEEEGIVTLPLEGNYKSDPATVNISDEMSKGSFGNVWNSISPSDSSKKEPSSKSSPS, encoded by the exons AGGACTGATGAGGAGGCGGTGCTAGACAGAGGGGGCACTCGCTCCATGCTTAACACCAACTTTGAGAAGGAGGAGCTGGAAG GCCACCGGACTCTTTACATTGGGGTCCACGTTCCCCTGGGGAGGAAGTCCCACCGACGTCACCGTCACCATGGCGGCCACAACAAAAACAGCAGGAAGAGATCCAAAGAGAGGGAATCTGGGGTGGACGGCGATGGCAGAGAATCACCCTCCCACA CAGACACTCCTGCCCAGAGGGTGCAGTTCCTGCTGGGCACAGAGGATGGTGACGAGGAGCACATATCTCACGCCCTCTTCACTGAGCTGGATGAGATCTGCCTGAGAGAGGGCGAGGACGCAGAGTGGAAGGAGACCGCCAG gtggctGAAGTTTGAGGAGGACGTGGAGGATGGAGGCGAGCGTTGGAGCAAGCCCTACGTAGCCACCCTGTCTCTTCATAGCCTGTTTGAGCTGAGGAGCTGCATCCTCAACGGCACCGTGCTGCTGGACATGAGGGCCAACTCACTGGAGGAGATCGCCG aTATGGTCTTGGACCAGCATGAGGTGTCGGGCGCAGTGGGGGAGGACGTGAGGAGGAGGATCCGTGAGGCGCTCCTGAAGCAGCACCACCACCAGAACCACAAGAAGCTGGCTAACCGCATCCCCATCGTACGCTCCTTCGCCGACATCGGCAAGAAGCATTCTGAGCCCCACTCTATGGACAAGAACG GTCAgacagtctctccccagtcccagCCAGCTTCCACAGAGGGCAAGGAACATGTCAGCCGGGAGAACAGCCATGTGGACTTCAGCA AGATTGACCTCCACTTCATGAAGAAGATTCCCCCCGGTGCAGAGGCATCCAACGTCCTGGTGGGGGAGCTAGAGTTCCTGGAGCAGCCCGTGGTGGCCTTTGTCCGCCTGTGTCCCGCCGTGCTGCTCAACGGCCTGGCTGAGGTCCCCATCACCACCAG GTTCCTGTTCATTCTGCTGGGGCCTCTGGGAAAAGGACCACAGTACCATGAGATTGGCCGATCCATCGCAACTCTGATGACAGATGAG GTGTTCCATGACGTGGCGTATAAAGCCAAGGACAGGAACGACCTGGTGGCCGGCATCGATGAGTTCCTGGACCAGGTGACTGTGTTGCCACCTGGGGAGTGGGACCCCTCCATCAGGATAGAGCCGCCCAAAAATGTGCCCTCTCAG GAAAAGCGCAAGGTCCCTCCTCTACCCAACGGAGATCTGGGAGAAGCAGAGGAACCTGGTGGCCATGGAGGCCCAGAGCTACAGCGCACAGGAAG GTTCTTTGGAGGGTTCTTCATGGACATCAAGCGCAAGGCGCCCCACTACCTGTCTGACTACACGGACGCTTTGAGCCTGCAGTGTCTGGCCTCCTTCCTTTTCCTCTACTGTGCCTGCATGTCTCCTGTCATCACCTTCGGAGGACTGCTGGGGGAAGCCACCGAGGGACGCATA AGTGCAATTGAGTCGCTGTTTGGAGCCTCCATGACGGGGATAGCCTACTCCCTGTTCGCTGGGCAGCCTCTCACCATCCTAGGCAGCACAGGCCCTGTTCTAGTGTTTGAGAAGATTCTCTTCAAGTTCTGCAA AGACTATGACCTGTCCTACCTCTCCCTGAGGGCCTGTATCGGCCTGTGGACGGCGTTCCTCTGCCTGCTCCTGGTGGCTACAGACGCTAGCTCCCTGGTCTGTTACATCACCCGCTTCACAGAGGAGGCCTTCGCCTCGCTCATCTGCATCATCTTCATCTACGAGGCCCTGGAGAAACTCATCCACTTGGGGGAACACTACCCCATCAACATGAACAACAACCTGCAGAAACTCACCCATTACTC GTGTGCATGTGTGGAGCCAAAGGATCCCAGCAACTCCACTCTGAGGTACTGGGAGGACAGGAACATCACTGCATCAGAGGTCAACTGGACCAGCATGGAGGTCAAG GAGTGCTTTGTGTTCCGGGGGGAGTTTGAGGGCAGCGCCTGTGGCCCCCACGGACCCTACATTCCTGACGTCCTCTTCTGGTCCGTGGTCCTCTTCTTCTCTACTGTCTTCATGTCAGCTTTCCTCAAGGAGTTCAAGACCAGCCGCTACTTCCCCACCAAG GTGAGAGCCCAGATCAGTGACTTTGCtgtcttcatcaccatcctcaccATGGTCCTAGTGGACTATGCCCTGGGAATCCCCTCACCCAAACTGCAGGTCCCCAACAAGTTCaag CCAACCAGAGACGACCGTGGTTGGATCGTGAACCCAATAGGACGCAACCCGTGGTGGACCACCATAATCGCGGTCCTCCCTGCACTGCTCTGCACCATCCTCATCTTCATGGACCAACAGATCACTGCTGTTATCATCAACAGGAAGGAGCACAAACTGAAG AAGGGTTGTGGCTACCACCTGGACCTGTTTGTGGTGGGGGTGATGCTGGGGGTGTGTTCTGTGATGGGCCTGCCGTGGTTCGTGGCGGCCACCGTGCTCTCCATCTCCCACGTCAACAGCCTGAAGCTGGAGTCAGAGTGCTCGGCCCCCGGGGAACAGCCCAAGTTCCTGGGGATCAGAGAGCAGCGCTTCACCGGCCTCATGATCTTCCTACTCATGGGCTGCTCCGTCTTCATGACCTCTGTCCTCAAG tTTATCCCCATGCCTGTACTGTATGGAGTGTTCTTGTACATGGGAGCGTCCTCGCTGAGAGGTATCCAGTTCTTTGACCGTCTCAAGCTGTTTGGCATGCCGGCCAAGCACCAGCCAGACTTCATCTACCTGAGACACGTCCCCCTGAGGAAGGTCCACCTCTTCACCATCATCCAGCTCAGCTGCCTGGTCCTGCTGTGGGTCATCAAGACCTCAAATTATGCCATCGTCTTCCCCATGatg GTATTGGCTCTGGTGTTCATCCGTAAGCTTCTGGACTTCATGTTCACCAAGAAGGAGCTGAGCTGGCTGGATGACCTGATGCCTGAGTGGAAGAAGAAGAAActagaggaaggagaagaagag gaggaGCCCAGTAttatagtggaggaggaggggatagttACTTTGCCACTGGAAGGAAATTACAA GAGCGATCCCGCGACGGTGAACATTTCCGACGAGATGTCCAAAGGCTCCTTCGGGAACGTGTGGAATAGTATTAGTCCCAGTGACAGCTCCAAGAAGGAGCCAAGCTCCAAAAG CTCCCCTTCCTAA
- the LOC135542608 gene encoding sodium-driven chloride bicarbonate exchanger-like isoform X3 — protein sequence MLNTNFEKEELEGHRTLYIGVHVPLGRKSHRRHRHHGGHNKNSRKRSKERESGVDGDGRESPSHTDTPAQRVQFLLGTEDGDEEHISHALFTELDEICLREGEDAEWKETARWLKFEEDVEDGGERWSKPYVATLSLHSLFELRSCILNGTVLLDMRANSLEEIADMVLDQHEVSGAVGEDVRRRIREALLKQHHHQNHKKLANRIPIVRSFADIGKKHSEPHSMDKNGQTVSPQSQPASTEGKEHVSRENSHVDFSKIDLHFMKKIPPGAEASNVLVGELEFLEQPVVAFVRLCPAVLLNGLAEVPITTRFLFILLGPLGKGPQYHEIGRSIATLMTDEVFHDVAYKAKDRNDLVAGIDEFLDQVTVLPPGEWDPSIRIEPPKNVPSQEKRKVPPLPNGDLGEAEEPGGHGGPELQRTGRFFGGFFMDIKRKAPHYLSDYTDALSLQCLASFLFLYCACMSPVITFGGLLGEATEGRISAIESLFGASMTGIAYSLFAGQPLTILGSTGPVLVFEKILFKFCKDYDLSYLSLRACIGLWTAFLCLLLVATDASSLVCYITRFTEEAFASLICIIFIYEALEKLIHLGEHYPINMNNNLQKLTHYSCACVEPKDPSNSTLRYWEDRNITASEVNWTSMEVKECFVFRGEFEGSACGPHGPYIPDVLFWSVVLFFSTVFMSAFLKEFKTSRYFPTKVRAQISDFAVFITILTMVLVDYALGIPSPKLQVPNKFKPTRDDRGWIVNPIGRNPWWTTIIAVLPALLCTILIFMDQQITAVIINRKEHKLKKGCGYHLDLFVVGVMLGVCSVMGLPWFVAATVLSISHVNSLKLESECSAPGEQPKFLGIREQRFTGLMIFLLMGCSVFMTSVLKFIPMPVLYGVFLYMGASSLRGIQFFDRLKLFGMPAKHQPDFIYLRHVPLRKVHLFTIIQLSCLVLLWVIKTSNYAIVFPMMVLALVFIRKLLDFMFTKKELSWLDDLMPEWKKKKLEEGEEEEEPSIIVEEEGIVTLPLEGNYKSDPATVNISDEMSKGSFGNVWNSISPSDSSKKEPSSKSSPS from the exons ATGCTTAACACCAACTTTGAGAAGGAGGAGCTGGAAG GCCACCGGACTCTTTACATTGGGGTCCACGTTCCCCTGGGGAGGAAGTCCCACCGACGTCACCGTCACCATGGCGGCCACAACAAAAACAGCAGGAAGAGATCCAAAGAGAGGGAATCTGGGGTGGACGGCGATGGCAGAGAATCACCCTCCCACA CAGACACTCCTGCCCAGAGGGTGCAGTTCCTGCTGGGCACAGAGGATGGTGACGAGGAGCACATATCTCACGCCCTCTTCACTGAGCTGGATGAGATCTGCCTGAGAGAGGGCGAGGACGCAGAGTGGAAGGAGACCGCCAG gtggctGAAGTTTGAGGAGGACGTGGAGGATGGAGGCGAGCGTTGGAGCAAGCCCTACGTAGCCACCCTGTCTCTTCATAGCCTGTTTGAGCTGAGGAGCTGCATCCTCAACGGCACCGTGCTGCTGGACATGAGGGCCAACTCACTGGAGGAGATCGCCG aTATGGTCTTGGACCAGCATGAGGTGTCGGGCGCAGTGGGGGAGGACGTGAGGAGGAGGATCCGTGAGGCGCTCCTGAAGCAGCACCACCACCAGAACCACAAGAAGCTGGCTAACCGCATCCCCATCGTACGCTCCTTCGCCGACATCGGCAAGAAGCATTCTGAGCCCCACTCTATGGACAAGAACG GTCAgacagtctctccccagtcccagCCAGCTTCCACAGAGGGCAAGGAACATGTCAGCCGGGAGAACAGCCATGTGGACTTCAGCA AGATTGACCTCCACTTCATGAAGAAGATTCCCCCCGGTGCAGAGGCATCCAACGTCCTGGTGGGGGAGCTAGAGTTCCTGGAGCAGCCCGTGGTGGCCTTTGTCCGCCTGTGTCCCGCCGTGCTGCTCAACGGCCTGGCTGAGGTCCCCATCACCACCAG GTTCCTGTTCATTCTGCTGGGGCCTCTGGGAAAAGGACCACAGTACCATGAGATTGGCCGATCCATCGCAACTCTGATGACAGATGAG GTGTTCCATGACGTGGCGTATAAAGCCAAGGACAGGAACGACCTGGTGGCCGGCATCGATGAGTTCCTGGACCAGGTGACTGTGTTGCCACCTGGGGAGTGGGACCCCTCCATCAGGATAGAGCCGCCCAAAAATGTGCCCTCTCAG GAAAAGCGCAAGGTCCCTCCTCTACCCAACGGAGATCTGGGAGAAGCAGAGGAACCTGGTGGCCATGGAGGCCCAGAGCTACAGCGCACAGGAAG GTTCTTTGGAGGGTTCTTCATGGACATCAAGCGCAAGGCGCCCCACTACCTGTCTGACTACACGGACGCTTTGAGCCTGCAGTGTCTGGCCTCCTTCCTTTTCCTCTACTGTGCCTGCATGTCTCCTGTCATCACCTTCGGAGGACTGCTGGGGGAAGCCACCGAGGGACGCATA AGTGCAATTGAGTCGCTGTTTGGAGCCTCCATGACGGGGATAGCCTACTCCCTGTTCGCTGGGCAGCCTCTCACCATCCTAGGCAGCACAGGCCCTGTTCTAGTGTTTGAGAAGATTCTCTTCAAGTTCTGCAA AGACTATGACCTGTCCTACCTCTCCCTGAGGGCCTGTATCGGCCTGTGGACGGCGTTCCTCTGCCTGCTCCTGGTGGCTACAGACGCTAGCTCCCTGGTCTGTTACATCACCCGCTTCACAGAGGAGGCCTTCGCCTCGCTCATCTGCATCATCTTCATCTACGAGGCCCTGGAGAAACTCATCCACTTGGGGGAACACTACCCCATCAACATGAACAACAACCTGCAGAAACTCACCCATTACTC GTGTGCATGTGTGGAGCCAAAGGATCCCAGCAACTCCACTCTGAGGTACTGGGAGGACAGGAACATCACTGCATCAGAGGTCAACTGGACCAGCATGGAGGTCAAG GAGTGCTTTGTGTTCCGGGGGGAGTTTGAGGGCAGCGCCTGTGGCCCCCACGGACCCTACATTCCTGACGTCCTCTTCTGGTCCGTGGTCCTCTTCTTCTCTACTGTCTTCATGTCAGCTTTCCTCAAGGAGTTCAAGACCAGCCGCTACTTCCCCACCAAG GTGAGAGCCCAGATCAGTGACTTTGCtgtcttcatcaccatcctcaccATGGTCCTAGTGGACTATGCCCTGGGAATCCCCTCACCCAAACTGCAGGTCCCCAACAAGTTCaag CCAACCAGAGACGACCGTGGTTGGATCGTGAACCCAATAGGACGCAACCCGTGGTGGACCACCATAATCGCGGTCCTCCCTGCACTGCTCTGCACCATCCTCATCTTCATGGACCAACAGATCACTGCTGTTATCATCAACAGGAAGGAGCACAAACTGAAG AAGGGTTGTGGCTACCACCTGGACCTGTTTGTGGTGGGGGTGATGCTGGGGGTGTGTTCTGTGATGGGCCTGCCGTGGTTCGTGGCGGCCACCGTGCTCTCCATCTCCCACGTCAACAGCCTGAAGCTGGAGTCAGAGTGCTCGGCCCCCGGGGAACAGCCCAAGTTCCTGGGGATCAGAGAGCAGCGCTTCACCGGCCTCATGATCTTCCTACTCATGGGCTGCTCCGTCTTCATGACCTCTGTCCTCAAG tTTATCCCCATGCCTGTACTGTATGGAGTGTTCTTGTACATGGGAGCGTCCTCGCTGAGAGGTATCCAGTTCTTTGACCGTCTCAAGCTGTTTGGCATGCCGGCCAAGCACCAGCCAGACTTCATCTACCTGAGACACGTCCCCCTGAGGAAGGTCCACCTCTTCACCATCATCCAGCTCAGCTGCCTGGTCCTGCTGTGGGTCATCAAGACCTCAAATTATGCCATCGTCTTCCCCATGatg GTATTGGCTCTGGTGTTCATCCGTAAGCTTCTGGACTTCATGTTCACCAAGAAGGAGCTGAGCTGGCTGGATGACCTGATGCCTGAGTGGAAGAAGAAGAAActagaggaaggagaagaagag gaggaGCCCAGTAttatagtggaggaggaggggatagttACTTTGCCACTGGAAGGAAATTACAA GAGCGATCCCGCGACGGTGAACATTTCCGACGAGATGTCCAAAGGCTCCTTCGGGAACGTGTGGAATAGTATTAGTCCCAGTGACAGCTCCAAGAAGGAGCCAAGCTCCAAAAG CTCCCCTTCCTAA